A section of the Terriglobia bacterium genome encodes:
- a CDS encoding DUF4197 domain-containing protein, producing the protein MSLKKLAFIILMILLMTTVSAGQTDILQQLGLGKKQSLSDAKIGAGLKEALQVGTGNAVKTTGRLDGYFKNEAIKILMPKQLQTMEKGLRMVGYGPQLDEFVLSMNRAAEAAAPQAKAIFLNAIRNMTLTDVRKIFTGGDTAATEYFKEQTTDQLTTAFSPIVQKSMNEVGVTRQYKELMGRFQSIPFARTQAFDIDKYVVGKALDGLFFVVGEEERKIRKNPAAQVTSLLREVFGRKQ; encoded by the coding sequence ATGTCACTCAAAAAACTCGCTTTCATCATTCTCATGATTCTCCTGATGACGACAGTTTCCGCGGGCCAGACCGACATTCTTCAGCAACTCGGCCTCGGGAAAAAGCAGTCATTAAGCGATGCCAAGATTGGAGCGGGACTCAAGGAGGCACTTCAGGTCGGCACAGGGAATGCCGTCAAGACCACCGGCCGCCTGGATGGTTACTTCAAGAACGAAGCCATCAAGATTCTGATGCCCAAGCAGCTTCAGACGATGGAAAAAGGATTGCGCATGGTCGGCTACGGGCCGCAGCTGGATGAATTTGTTCTCAGCATGAATCGCGCCGCTGAGGCTGCTGCGCCTCAGGCGAAGGCCATTTTTCTCAATGCCATCCGTAACATGACGCTTACTGATGTCCGGAAAATCTTCACCGGCGGTGACACCGCGGCCACGGAATATTTCAAAGAACAAACCACGGATCAACTGACTACCGCGTTTTCTCCGATCGTCCAAAAGTCCATGAACGAGGTGGGCGTCACCCGGCAGTACAAGGAGTTGATGGGACGATTTCAATCGATCCCCTTCGCCAGGACCCAGGCCTTTGACATTGACAAGTATGTTGTCGGAAAAGCCCTGGACGGACTGTTCTTCGTGGTCGGAGAAGAAGAGCGCAAAATTCGAAAAAATCCCGCTGCCCAGGTGACGAGCCTGTTGCGAGAGGTATTCGGCAGGAAACAGTGA
- a CDS encoding pre-peptidase C-terminal domain-containing protein, giving the protein MNIKYQISHFRPRAGANGREKGFMWPMVAFFCVALLAIAFPIHAEWHAVFPQFTGGGGWSSDLFITNQGTSAAGNITLSFFSDDGSPLSVETNLGTGSSFSFNLNPGGTQTVRVASTGSLRAGYALLHAPNAISLRGSEVFRYAQGNSVVTEMGVAQQFPFLHFSFPAEVNTAAGINTGIAFANPTFDAPPTTGQKVVVNLIRNDGTLQNTVVVSLPAGGHMAQFLNESKLFPGLDNFSGTVSVSAATSIGVVALRVDQSVYGTVSVDQGPVLAPFYLNQGPISESEPNDSTGLAFFLSGPNVVAGSIGAAGDVDYFKFTGRQGDTVTALLDTQSSSSPLDSVLRLEKADGTIITENDQNGLIWQNDSFLQVVLPADGTYYLRVADYWHDGGSAYSYRLHVRAPTSSAPPSQPQITVVDPDNGQRGGAISLTILGSNLSNTSAINFSPSSGLSLSNLQSTATQVTALLTIASGASTGSRQVSVTTPAGTSNTLSFSITDSGGTSKDGSWSGSTSQGKSISFTVSGNRITSLGFGGAVSGGGCSGEFTVTMSSMSAAISGNSFSVNSPSSAPFAVSFSLSGSFSSNSEASGTANFILNGSPGNPPCGSGSSSWTASKN; this is encoded by the coding sequence ATGAATATCAAATATCAAATCTCACATTTTAGGCCGAGGGCTGGAGCGAATGGCAGGGAAAAAGGTTTTATGTGGCCCATGGTCGCCTTTTTTTGCGTTGCCCTGCTGGCGATCGCATTCCCGATTCATGCCGAATGGCATGCGGTTTTCCCTCAATTCACCGGCGGTGGCGGCTGGTCGAGTGATCTTTTCATCACGAACCAGGGAACGAGCGCAGCCGGCAACATTACCCTGTCGTTTTTCAGCGACGATGGTTCTCCGCTGAGTGTGGAGACCAATCTGGGGACCGGTTCGAGCTTCAGTTTCAACTTAAATCCCGGCGGGACTCAGACTGTGCGGGTCGCCTCAACGGGATCTCTGAGAGCGGGTTATGCGCTCCTCCACGCTCCCAACGCGATCTCGCTCCGGGGGTCGGAAGTTTTCCGTTATGCCCAGGGCAACTCGGTGGTGACCGAAATGGGCGTGGCGCAACAATTCCCCTTCCTTCACTTCTCCTTTCCCGCCGAGGTGAACACCGCGGCTGGAATCAACACGGGGATCGCCTTCGCCAATCCCACCTTTGATGCGCCCCCCACCACCGGGCAAAAAGTTGTGGTGAACCTGATCCGGAACGATGGGACCCTCCAGAACACCGTCGTGGTCTCGTTGCCTGCGGGAGGGCATATGGCGCAGTTCTTGAACGAGTCCAAGTTGTTTCCCGGCTTGGACAATTTCAGCGGGACCGTGAGTGTTTCAGCGGCTACCAGCATCGGAGTGGTGGCCTTGCGGGTGGATCAAAGTGTTTATGGCACGGTCTCCGTCGATCAAGGGCCCGTCTTGGCCCCCTTCTATTTGAACCAGGGTCCGATCTCTGAATCCGAACCTAATGATTCGACCGGTCTGGCCTTCTTCCTCAGCGGTCCGAACGTTGTGGCCGGATCGATTGGGGCGGCGGGCGACGTCGACTATTTCAAGTTTACAGGGCGGCAAGGGGATACCGTGACGGCTCTCCTCGATACCCAGTCCAGTTCTTCCCCTCTGGATTCCGTCCTGCGGTTGGAAAAGGCCGATGGAACGATCATTACGGAGAACGACCAGAACGGACTGATCTGGCAGAACGACTCTTTCCTTCAAGTGGTCCTGCCGGCAGACGGGACCTACTACCTTCGAGTCGCGGACTACTGGCATGATGGGGGTTCCGCATATAGCTACCGTCTCCATGTCCGCGCTCCAACCAGTTCAGCCCCCCCCAGCCAGCCACAGATAACAGTGGTCGATCCGGATAATGGTCAGCGGGGCGGTGCGATCAGTTTGACCATCCTCGGTTCAAACCTGAGTAACACCAGCGCCATCAATTTCAGTCCTTCCAGTGGACTCTCCCTCAGCAATCTGCAGTCGACAGCAACCCAGGTCACCGCCCTTCTGACGATTGCTTCGGGCGCCTCGACGGGGAGTCGCCAGGTCTCGGTCACTACGCCGGCGGGGACTTCCAACACGCTCAGTTTCTCGATCACCGATTCGGGAGGGACCTCCAAGGACGGAAGCTGGTCGGGAAGTACGAGCCAGGGGAAGTCGATTTCATTCACGGTTTCAGGCAATCGGATCACCTCGTTGGGCTTTGGCGGAGCAGTCTCGGGTGGCGGATGTTCGGGCGAATTTACCGTGACGATGAGCTCGATGAGCGCCGCGATCTCAGGGAACTCTTTTTCAGTCAACAGTCCGAGTAGCGCCCCGTTTGCCGTCAGCTTCTCGCTGAGTGGATCGTTCAGTTCAAATTCTGAAGCCAGCGGAACGGCGAATTTTATCCTCAATGGAAGCCCGGGAAATCCACCCTGCGGTTCGGGGAGCTCGAGTTGGACCGCCTCCAAGAATTAG
- a CDS encoding sigma 54-interacting transcriptional regulator: MNSQADRIINLTETFRALLEQETRSCQHSVSALLESVRTLQGDTADRRLQSLSGQLKKLHQRLALLEELAHRDFLKPLRQEAEMLRSDQAGSRLATLLTALLDASATSLGAFCELLLDRVIEAVGAERGFILFYSPESTEADVIAARHFDTTHLALREYRFSRTLLREVFERARPLLLEDASHHPDFAKEESIAGLHLKSVLAAPLIEDHRAIGAIYLENNTVPCAFDQEDLDLLEPVSRLALSYLRHYRLLPILFKSSSRVFFDDARASKEIVGRDPSILKLLEVIERLADSPATILIEGESGSGKELVARALHYRSARRDRPFSAICCAAIPENLMESELFGHEKGAFTGASEQYIGRIEQAEGGTIFLDEVGELAYPLQAKLLRFLQSSELQRLGGKETLRVDVRMVAATSKDLKEMVEKGNFQDALYYRLNVIPVHVPALRQRRDDIPLLVDYFLEKFSRLYGRSMSVEREVYDWLREYPFPGNVRELENMIHRMVALATADTLAAEDLPREILQISSQRISLAKDVFHHVLQTPVVDLEDLRNRKRQAKRRFAELERQYTERVIKEAGGNLSEAARRLGMHRVTLHRIIQKSSKRNAV; the protein is encoded by the coding sequence ATGAACTCCCAAGCCGATCGGATCATAAATCTCACTGAGACATTTAGGGCACTGCTCGAGCAGGAAACGCGATCCTGTCAACACTCGGTTTCTGCACTGCTGGAATCGGTGAGAACCCTGCAGGGAGATACGGCGGATCGCCGGTTGCAGAGCCTCAGTGGTCAGCTCAAGAAACTCCATCAGCGCCTTGCCCTGCTCGAAGAGCTGGCGCATCGGGATTTTCTGAAGCCTCTCCGGCAGGAAGCGGAAATGTTGAGGAGCGATCAAGCCGGAAGCCGACTCGCGACATTGCTGACGGCATTGCTCGATGCTTCCGCCACATCTTTGGGCGCGTTCTGTGAGCTGTTGCTTGACCGGGTCATTGAGGCGGTCGGCGCCGAACGCGGGTTCATCCTCTTTTATTCTCCCGAATCCACGGAAGCCGATGTTATTGCGGCGCGCCACTTCGATACCACCCACCTCGCGCTCCGGGAGTACCGCTTCAGCCGCACCCTGCTTCGGGAGGTATTTGAGCGGGCGAGGCCATTGCTTCTTGAAGATGCATCTCATCACCCGGATTTCGCCAAAGAGGAGAGCATCGCAGGGCTCCACCTCAAATCGGTCTTGGCTGCCCCCCTCATCGAGGACCACCGGGCCATCGGAGCCATTTACCTGGAAAACAATACCGTGCCTTGCGCCTTCGATCAGGAGGACTTGGATTTGCTCGAGCCGGTCAGCCGATTGGCACTGTCCTATCTGCGGCATTACCGCCTTCTGCCCATTCTCTTCAAATCCAGTTCCCGAGTCTTCTTTGATGATGCGAGGGCCTCGAAGGAAATCGTCGGCAGGGATCCATCGATTCTGAAGCTTTTAGAAGTAATTGAGCGGCTGGCGGATTCTCCGGCCACCATCCTGATTGAGGGGGAAAGCGGGTCGGGAAAGGAACTGGTGGCCCGGGCCCTTCATTATCGAAGCGCGCGCCGGGATCGTCCTTTTTCCGCGATTTGTTGTGCGGCCATCCCTGAAAATCTGATGGAGTCGGAGTTGTTTGGCCATGAGAAGGGGGCTTTCACCGGGGCTTCCGAACAATACATCGGTCGAATCGAACAAGCGGAAGGGGGCACGATCTTTCTCGATGAGGTGGGCGAACTGGCGTATCCACTCCAAGCCAAGTTGCTGCGCTTCCTGCAATCCAGCGAACTTCAAAGGCTGGGCGGGAAAGAGACCCTTCGAGTGGATGTGCGTATGGTGGCCGCGACCAGCAAGGACTTGAAAGAGATGGTGGAGAAGGGGAACTTCCAGGACGCTCTCTATTACCGCCTGAATGTCATTCCCGTTCATGTCCCCGCCCTGCGTCAGCGCCGGGACGATATCCCGTTGCTCGTTGATTATTTCCTTGAAAAATTCTCTCGCCTCTACGGCCGGTCGATGAGCGTCGAAAGGGAAGTCTACGACTGGCTGCGGGAGTATCCCTTTCCGGGCAATGTGAGGGAACTCGAGAACATGATTCATCGCATGGTCGCCCTCGCCACTGCAGACACGCTTGCGGCGGAGGACTTGCCTCGAGAGATCCTGCAAATCTCTTCGCAACGGATCAGCCTGGCCAAGGACGTTTTCCATCACGTCCTGCAAACGCCCGTCGTCGATCTTGAGGACCTGCGGAATCGAAAGCGCCAAGCCAAGCGAAGATTCGCCGAGTTGGAACGTCAATACACCGAGCGGGTGATTAAAGAGGCCGGCGGCAACCTATCCGAGGCGGCCCGGCGACTCGGGATGCACCGCGTTACACTGCATCGCATCATCCAGAAATCGTCAAAACGAAATGCGGTATGA
- a CDS encoding protein kinase, with the protein MMMVHRIAHFRILERVGLGSLGEVYKAEDLRLGRTVALKFLPSDGLSDPEARDGLISEARRAAALNHPNIATIHEFGQEEGRPYIVMEYVEGRTLASELKSGPLDIGRTLNIAIQTAEALKAAHVVGMVHCDLKSSNIMLGGEDRVKVLDFGLAMLTAPLPAGMKGENRGAASKDVRPAESRPDVPPPKADGISGTISFMSPEQARGERPNTWTDIYSLGVVIYQAVSARRPFEGENASEILHAILTREAPPLSTFRRDVPLELESIVRKAMSKDRDQRYRSAEEMLFDLKKLRQQLQQETGLENPLADIVSEDFAAEGPRTHAYAQERFSGLARRGLLVLSVLMALAPGIDWLIFQPQRNGPWRALGFLFLASLGLIGYLVLRRRVRKPILSLPRGAAFRGLLPFQEADRDRFHGREVDTAALFERVSQPEFRFGVLFGDSGCGKTSVLRAGLIPKLWEEGQFPIYCRSYKDPLTTLMEECRKRSQLSPHSTEPPLPYLRRIAGELDTGILIICDQFEEFFINFRAKKDREPFLSFVTECYHSADLPVKFLFSMRSDFLHWINEEFADRIPNPLLSGRLYHLHTFDEARAEKIISSCVEHANLPFETGLSRQIAHDLAVDGDVLPSELQIVGEQLQRRRIFTLEEYRRAGRKEALVFSFLEDVIAASGDHQTATLILRSLISDENTRLNLPHDEIVKRTQRSRGIVDPLLNLFVESRLICEIQDEDSRRYELTHEYLIDKINQLTGKVMDATQRANRLFRQYLSNYSVDRNTRIPLSKLLLIRRHSDLERGKREGELLRRSLRLGLFKSSVLAVTLAVSATLGAAALSVREEWDGFRMRDGHEAAARCAAFSPDGRLLVSCGEDSKVIVWDFARRLRIATLTDHSGWVTSVAFSPDGRWFATGGADKTVMVWDSTRLQKAAVLHGHTGPVQGVAFSPDGRWLASSGEQTILWSVGPWQKIRELPLQQSYGTLIFSPDSRQLMAASGEVFDVLTGQPMASGFHPERAGNWAALSPDARHAVTVTSLGEVAFYELSLTGDLTHRKLVALEDVHDDHGRAVAYSPDGRWVASGAEDIVLWDALTHKKLTRFEHTAIVWSLAFSPDGRWLVSTHGDGAILLWDVAEHERVANLNEHSAAVRAVAFSPDGNQIASASDDRSVIIWDARRRGKVAVLVGHNTRVDGVTFSPDGKWVASSDQDGGIILWGLDSGQPLRALKHQSEIGLPGYCVEVSPDGHWVSGSSAVFDSNDGRLVIDLNRLFFSENLGHIYGEDFSKDGRWLLCVTDRGYLVIWDTTSWQIVAKEDLKGIQLISARFSPDGKWLVTGEDQGFVRLWETRPLRQVGILGQHGARIKSIAISPDGRQVASAGDDQSISLWDVKRRHLIAQIGTHSAPVLSVAFSPDGRQLAAGGHDKSLRLYTRHRTLWGYRLD; encoded by the coding sequence ATGATGATGGTTCATAGGATCGCTCATTTCCGTATCCTGGAGCGCGTGGGTCTAGGCAGCTTGGGTGAAGTGTACAAGGCGGAAGACCTGCGTCTGGGGCGAACGGTCGCTCTGAAGTTCCTTCCTTCGGATGGTTTATCTGACCCTGAGGCGAGAGACGGCCTGATAAGTGAAGCCCGCCGGGCAGCCGCTCTGAATCACCCCAACATCGCCACCATTCACGAATTCGGCCAGGAGGAAGGCCGGCCTTACATTGTGATGGAGTATGTCGAGGGAAGAACTCTTGCCAGCGAATTGAAAAGTGGACCGCTCGACATCGGCAGGACCCTTAATATTGCGATCCAGACGGCAGAAGCCTTGAAGGCAGCCCACGTCGTCGGCATGGTTCATTGCGACCTGAAGAGCTCCAACATCATGCTTGGAGGAGAGGATCGGGTAAAGGTCCTTGATTTCGGACTGGCAATGCTCACCGCGCCCCTGCCAGCGGGGATGAAGGGGGAAAATCGCGGAGCAGCCTCGAAGGATGTCCGCCCTGCCGAGTCCCGACCGGATGTTCCTCCCCCCAAAGCCGATGGAATTTCCGGAACAATCAGTTTCATGTCTCCGGAGCAGGCGCGTGGCGAGCGACCCAATACCTGGACCGACATTTACTCCCTGGGAGTTGTAATCTATCAGGCGGTCAGTGCCCGAAGGCCGTTTGAAGGGGAAAATGCATCTGAAATCCTGCATGCGATTCTCACCCGGGAAGCCCCCCCGCTCAGCACCTTTCGGAGGGACGTTCCCTTGGAGTTGGAGAGCATCGTCAGAAAGGCGATGAGTAAAGATCGAGACCAACGGTACCGTTCCGCCGAGGAAATGCTGTTCGACCTGAAGAAGTTGAGACAACAGCTCCAACAAGAGACAGGGCTGGAAAACCCGCTGGCTGATATCGTTTCAGAAGACTTTGCGGCGGAAGGTCCCCGCACGCATGCATACGCTCAAGAAAGATTCTCAGGCTTGGCCCGCAGAGGGCTGCTGGTTCTTTCCGTTCTGATGGCCCTGGCACCGGGGATCGATTGGCTCATTTTTCAACCTCAACGGAACGGGCCGTGGCGTGCCCTTGGGTTCTTGTTTTTGGCGTCGTTGGGCTTGATTGGCTACCTTGTCCTTCGACGGCGGGTTCGAAAGCCAATCCTTTCACTTCCCAGGGGAGCCGCATTCAGAGGATTGTTACCGTTCCAGGAGGCGGATCGTGATCGCTTCCACGGTCGGGAGGTGGATACCGCCGCGTTGTTTGAGCGGGTCTCGCAGCCCGAATTTCGCTTTGGAGTATTGTTCGGAGACTCCGGTTGCGGGAAGACATCGGTCTTGAGAGCCGGGCTGATTCCAAAGCTGTGGGAGGAAGGCCAATTTCCCATCTACTGTCGTTCCTACAAGGACCCGTTGACGACGCTGATGGAGGAGTGCCGCAAGAGAAGCCAGCTCTCCCCCCATTCCACTGAGCCGCCGCTCCCTTACTTGCGCCGGATCGCTGGAGAGCTCGACACCGGGATCCTGATCATTTGCGATCAATTTGAAGAGTTTTTCATTAACTTCCGGGCGAAAAAGGATCGGGAGCCATTCCTCTCCTTCGTTACTGAGTGCTACCACTCGGCCGATCTCCCCGTGAAGTTCCTCTTTTCCATGCGAAGCGATTTCCTCCATTGGATCAATGAGGAGTTTGCCGATCGTATTCCTAATCCGTTATTGAGTGGAAGGCTCTATCACCTGCACACTTTTGACGAGGCACGGGCCGAAAAGATTATCAGCTCCTGTGTGGAACACGCCAACCTGCCCTTCGAAACCGGGTTGAGCCGGCAGATCGCGCACGACCTGGCCGTGGACGGCGACGTTTTACCCTCCGAGCTCCAAATCGTCGGCGAGCAGTTGCAACGCCGGCGTATTTTCACATTGGAGGAATATCGGCGTGCGGGCAGAAAAGAGGCCCTGGTCTTCAGCTTTCTGGAGGATGTCATTGCGGCCTCGGGGGACCACCAGACTGCCACGCTCATCTTACGCAGCTTGATTTCCGACGAGAACACCCGTTTGAACCTCCCGCACGATGAGATCGTCAAAAGAACCCAGCGGAGCCGGGGAATTGTCGATCCGTTGTTGAATCTCTTTGTTGAGTCGCGACTGATCTGTGAAATCCAGGATGAGGATTCCCGGAGGTATGAGTTGACCCACGAGTACCTCATTGACAAGATCAATCAGTTGACCGGCAAGGTGATGGACGCGACACAACGAGCCAACCGTTTGTTCCGGCAGTATCTCTCCAACTACTCGGTCGATCGAAACACGCGCATCCCCTTGAGCAAGCTACTGCTCATTCGCCGTCACTCCGATCTGGAGCGGGGCAAACGGGAAGGCGAGCTATTGCGGAGGAGCTTGCGCCTGGGACTTTTCAAGTCGAGCGTCCTGGCCGTGACTCTGGCCGTGAGTGCGACTTTGGGGGCGGCGGCGCTTTCCGTGCGGGAAGAGTGGGACGGCTTCCGGATGAGGGATGGTCATGAGGCGGCGGCCCGATGCGCTGCTTTTTCTCCGGACGGACGCTTGCTGGTTTCCTGTGGTGAGGATTCCAAGGTCATTGTCTGGGACTTTGCGCGTCGACTGCGGATTGCGACGCTAACGGATCATTCCGGCTGGGTGACTTCAGTCGCATTCTCTCCGGACGGACGCTGGTTCGCCACCGGGGGGGCTGATAAGACCGTCATGGTCTGGGACTCGACCCGCCTTCAGAAAGCGGCTGTCTTGCATGGACACACCGGGCCGGTGCAGGGGGTTGCCTTTTCCCCCGATGGCAGATGGCTGGCGAGTTCGGGAGAGCAGACCATTCTCTGGAGCGTCGGACCGTGGCAAAAGATCCGCGAGTTACCTTTGCAGCAGAGTTACGGCACCCTGATTTTTTCGCCGGATAGCCGGCAACTTATGGCCGCCTCGGGAGAGGTTTTCGACGTCCTCACGGGTCAACCCATGGCCAGCGGTTTTCATCCCGAACGCGCGGGAAACTGGGCGGCGCTATCCCCCGACGCCCGACATGCGGTCACAGTAACGAGCCTTGGGGAGGTTGCCTTTTACGAATTGAGTCTGACAGGAGATTTGACCCACCGAAAGCTTGTCGCCCTCGAGGACGTTCACGATGATCATGGGCGCGCCGTGGCGTACTCCCCCGACGGACGATGGGTCGCCTCAGGGGCGGAAGACATCGTGTTGTGGGACGCATTAACGCACAAAAAGCTCACCCGTTTTGAACACACGGCGATCGTTTGGAGTCTTGCCTTTTCCCCCGACGGACGATGGCTGGTCTCCACGCATGGGGATGGTGCGATTCTGCTGTGGGATGTGGCAGAGCACGAACGGGTCGCCAACTTGAATGAGCACAGCGCCGCGGTCCGCGCTGTCGCCTTCTCGCCTGACGGGAATCAGATCGCCTCCGCCAGTGATGACCGATCGGTGATCATCTGGGACGCCAGGAGACGGGGGAAAGTCGCCGTACTGGTTGGGCATAACACACGCGTGGATGGGGTCACCTTTTCGCCGGACGGGAAGTGGGTCGCCTCCAGTGATCAGGATGGAGGCATCATTCTCTGGGGCCTCGATAGCGGCCAACCACTTCGGGCGTTGAAACATCAGTCCGAAATCGGTCTCCCCGGTTACTGCGTCGAGGTTTCTCCCGACGGACATTGGGTGAGCGGTTCATCGGCGGTCTTCGATTCCAACGACGGTCGGCTGGTCATCGATTTAAACAGGCTGTTCTTCTCCGAGAATTTGGGCCACATTTACGGGGAGGATTTTTCCAAGGATGGACGCTGGCTGCTGTGCGTCACGGATCGTGGGTACCTTGTCATCTGGGATACGACAAGCTGGCAGATCGTCGCAAAAGAGGATCTCAAGGGCATTCAATTGATATCTGCACGCTTCTCCCCGGACGGGAAATGGCTGGTGACGGGAGAAGATCAGGGATTTGTGCGGCTTTGGGAGACCCGGCCGCTACGTCAGGTCGGCATCCTGGGGCAGCACGGGGCGCGCATCAAGTCGATCGCAATCTCCCCAGATGGTCGGCAAGTGGCCTCCGCGGGCGACGACCAATCCATTTCCCTGTGGGATGTAAAGCGGCGACATCTGATAGCACAAATCGGGACCCATTCAGCCCCGGTACTTTCAGTGGCCTTCTCCCCCGACGGTCGGCAATTGGCCGCGGGGGGACACGACAAATCATTACGCCTCTACACGCGACACCGCACCCTGTGGGGATATCGGCTGGATTAG
- a CDS encoding DUF4910 domain-containing protein, with the protein MKLLKGIAFMIILLGAASVLYFAQEAEDRTLLPWSIVQKIVDEASGDRAMHTMLEIAPYPRHRSKEEYENKFLESAYIERRAREAGLDGVAVERFPAGGGPATGRGDAGNTQAPANPFAGKTWEGSIGQLWLVEPRPHKLLDYADVPTMLCANSANGDWTAELIDVGNGSRPEDYKDRDVKGKIVLGSAAPGVLQRMAVFERDAIGVISYNSLRPEYDVQQSLWEGIQTQPPNQPRFAGKKAGFGFKLNAEMGRELRAQLDRGTKVKLRAVVQADWYPNTMETVFARIAGDGSSEQEIILSAHLYEGYLKQGANDDASGSAAILEVARTLNALIHSGQLSRPRRTINFLWVPEISGTTAWLRAHEEIRKRLINDINMDMVGEGLQKNNASFVLSRTPDTTPNYLNDVMQSVFEFLGNTNRERVRYRAGGYAMSYPIVSSIGSAEPFHFNIDKHYGASDHVVYLNNGIPATMMGVWPDMWYHSSGDTPDKADPTQLRRAVVLSAMGAYIVASADDAGAARIGAESLARGDARIGDALRKGLAYLADWNSDLLPSAFKEAINTVRHQGRIEKATFESVQTLLPSSMTDEAKEKTVDPFLSIIDERTWVAEKQVTEFYVLRTKRAPPELILTADEAKAARLIPERIGGQGGFGGGIARLLEQQPEADRKALEEALRKVPQHMTAELNVMLARNGNKDDPRKYSVLEIRDFLSGEFEPITLQDMTAYFNAQERLKSIRLIERAEEPAAAPKGQKSKGKKGGR; encoded by the coding sequence ATGAAGTTACTCAAAGGGATTGCTTTTATGATTATTTTACTCGGAGCGGCCTCAGTCCTCTACTTCGCCCAGGAAGCAGAAGACCGGACGCTTCTTCCCTGGTCGATCGTTCAGAAGATTGTGGACGAGGCCTCCGGGGACCGCGCCATGCATACAATGCTCGAAATCGCCCCCTATCCACGGCACCGGAGCAAGGAAGAATACGAGAACAAGTTTCTGGAGAGTGCCTACATTGAGCGAAGGGCCAGGGAAGCGGGGCTTGATGGAGTCGCCGTGGAACGCTTTCCAGCGGGAGGCGGTCCGGCGACAGGAAGAGGGGATGCAGGAAACACACAAGCACCCGCAAATCCGTTCGCGGGCAAGACATGGGAGGGTTCGATCGGCCAGCTCTGGCTGGTGGAGCCCCGGCCCCATAAGCTACTCGACTATGCGGATGTCCCGACCATGCTGTGCGCGAACAGCGCAAATGGCGACTGGACAGCCGAACTGATTGACGTCGGGAACGGGTCCCGCCCCGAAGATTACAAGGACAGGGATGTCAAAGGGAAGATCGTTCTCGGGTCCGCCGCCCCCGGCGTGCTTCAGCGTATGGCCGTATTTGAGCGGGATGCGATCGGAGTGATTTCATATAACTCCTTGCGACCGGAGTACGATGTCCAGCAGTCCCTCTGGGAAGGCATTCAGACTCAGCCTCCCAATCAACCCCGGTTTGCCGGGAAGAAAGCGGGATTCGGTTTCAAGCTCAATGCCGAGATGGGACGCGAACTGCGCGCGCAGTTGGATCGAGGGACTAAGGTAAAACTGCGTGCCGTCGTCCAGGCGGATTGGTATCCCAACACCATGGAAACCGTGTTTGCCCGGATCGCGGGGGACGGGTCGAGCGAACAGGAGATCATACTCTCTGCACATCTCTACGAAGGCTACTTGAAACAAGGCGCCAACGATGATGCCAGTGGCAGCGCTGCCATCCTCGAGGTCGCACGAACACTGAACGCCTTGATCCACAGTGGACAGCTCTCCCGACCCCGCCGGACCATCAATTTTCTGTGGGTGCCGGAAATCAGCGGTACCACGGCCTGGCTCCGCGCCCATGAGGAAATCCGCAAGAGACTCATCAATGACATTAACATGGACATGGTGGGGGAAGGACTACAGAAGAACAACGCCTCCTTTGTGTTGAGCCGCACTCCCGATACGACGCCCAACTATCTGAACGACGTGATGCAGAGCGTTTTCGAATTCCTTGGAAACACCAACCGGGAACGGGTCCGCTATCGCGCCGGCGGCTATGCCATGTCCTACCCGATCGTTTCTTCGATCGGTTCCGCCGAACCGTTCCACTTCAACATCGATAAGCATTATGGGGCCTCGGACCATGTGGTTTACCTCAACAATGGAATCCCGGCCACAATGATGGGCGTGTGGCCGGACATGTGGTATCACTCCTCCGGCGATACTCCCGACAAGGCGGATCCCACCCAGCTGAGGCGCGCGGTGGTGCTCAGCGCCATGGGGGCTTATATTGTCGCCTCCGCGGACGATGCCGGAGCCGCACGGATTGGGGCTGAGTCTCTGGCGAGAGGGGACGCCCGCATCGGCGACGCCCTTCGGAAAGGGCTTGCTTACCTTGCCGACTGGAACTCAGACCTGCTCCCCTCCGCGTTTAAGGAAGCCATCAATACAGTTCGTCATCAGGGAAGAATTGAAAAAGCCACGTTCGAATCTGTGCAAACGCTGCTGCCGTCATCGATGACCGATGAAGCCAAGGAGAAAACGGTCGACCCGTTCCTTTCGATCATCGATGAAAGAACCTGGGTGGCAGAGAAACAGGTTACGGAGTTTTATGTCCTCCGGACAAAACGGGCTCCACCGGAGCTCATTTTGACTGCGGACGAGGCCAAGGCGGCACGGTTGATCCCGGAGCGAATCGGAGGTCAGGGAGGATTTGGGGGCGGGATCGCACGACTCCTCGAGCAACAACCGGAAGCCGACCGCAAAGCCCTCGAAGAGGCGTTGAGGAAGGTGCCCCAGCATATGACCGCGGAACTCAATGTAATGCTGGCCCGCAATGGAAACAAGGATGATCCCCGCAAGTATTCGGTTCTCGAGATCCGCGACTTTCTCTCGGGAGAATTTGAACCCATTACCCTGCAGGACATGACGGCGTACTTCAATGCCCAGGAAAGACTCAAGTCGATTCGATTGATCGAAAGAGCGGAGGAACCGGCGGCGGCGCCGAAAGGTCAGAAGTCGAAAGGTAAGAAGGGTGGAAGATAA